One genomic region from Scomber scombrus chromosome 19, fScoSco1.1, whole genome shotgun sequence encodes:
- the id2a gene encoding DNA-binding protein inhibitor ID-2a — protein MKAISPVRSFRKNNANLSEHSLGISRSKTPVDDPLSLLYNMNDCYSKLKELVPSIPQNKNVSKMEILQHVIDYILDLQIALDSSVALTSLHHPARPGQAPSRTPLTTLNTDISILSLQSPELPSELMTDDSRTLHR, from the exons ATGAAAGCAATAAGCCCCGTGCGGTCCTTCCGGAAAAACAACGCGAATTTATCAGAGCACTCCTTGGGAATCTCTCGGAGCAAGACCCCGGTGGACGACCCGCTCAGCCTGCTGTACAACATGAACGACTGCTACTCCAAGCTGAAGGAGCTGGTGCCCAGCATCCCCCAGAACAAGAACGTCAGCAAGATGGAAATCCTGCAGCATGTCATCGACTACATCCTGGACCTGCAGATCGCGCTGGACTCCAGTGTCGCACTAACCAGCCTGCATCACCCCGCGCGGCCGGGGCAGGCTCCATCCAGGACCCCTCTGACCACCCTCAACACAGATATCAGCATCTTGTCGTTACAG tccCCGGAGTTGCCATCAGAGCTGATGACAGATGACAGCCGGACTCTGCATCGTTAA